Part of the Thermodesulfovibrio thiophilus DSM 17215 genome, AAATGGTTATCTATCCATAGTTTCAAAAGATGGTTGTTTAATATTAGAAAATAACCAGATAAGGACAACTGAGCTTCCCTGTAAATGGGATGGTAGTATTGTTGCTTTTGAGTTTGATTTGAACGTGATAAACTTAGATTTTATTGACTTTATGAAATTATATGTTTATCAAGAAGAAAATTCAGAAGAAGATATTTTTTGAGAAAAGACTATATCAGGCCTCATAACTATTACTTTGTGTTCTTCTGAAAAATCGTGGATTTTTCTACTGTATTTAACCACCCAGTTAAGAATGCCTCTAACTTTCTCATTTGCATTTTCAAGTTTCACTCTTTCTTTGATAAAGTTTACCCCAAAAGCTCTGGTAAAAATTCCCAGTATTTCATCGCCAAATGATTGATTTATACAC contains:
- a CDS encoding STAS-like domain-containing protein, with protein sequence MKTIKVKEIVPYDFIGSRFAGEKIRKVMEEAFQNGETVTLDFSGVECINQSFGDEILGIFTRAFGVNFIKERVKLENANEKVRGILNWVVKYSRKIHDFSEEHKVIVMRPDIVFSQKISSSEFSS